One stretch of Rosistilla oblonga DNA includes these proteins:
- a CDS encoding amino acid adenylation domain-containing protein gives MHSIRPLGDSTSGGTDEVAARSSGDLSRSCQHLTPDEQHKLLELWNQTEHRWDDSPCLHELFTAQCERTPQATAVIYGDRQITYAELDDRSRRVACRLVDLGIAAGQPVAVVADGSPDAYVGLLGVLRAGGAYLPIDPKFPTDRIGFFLEDAAVDVVVGDLGPASVDAFPDLTIIRCDGLPDGNADDLPTVSPQNLAYVLFTSGSTGRPKGVMLNHQGPVNTVRDINLSFEVQATDRVLALSALGFDLSVYDLFGMFAVGGAIVLPTADQIRDPESWAALIDRHRVTIWNSVPALMDMLVTSLADADRLASLRRVMLSGDWIPLALPARIRQSAPQAELFSLGGSTEASIWSVIYPIGSVDPAWRSIPYGKPLRNQRCYVLDAAQKRCKIGEVGELCLGGVGVALGYVNRPDLTQERFIADPFSRGETLYRTGDLCRYGDDGNLEFLGRTDHQVKINGYRIGLGEIEAETLQLSAVREAVVVASDESAGTRLIAYVVFEAGQQLTLEQLQSRLSDSLPNYMLPAALIPLDRLPLTANGKIDRKSLPSPSVHREPSHLQQPSNPTEAIVCEILAELLHRDHIDPRDGFIPLGGTSLVAVALASRLKKVFGVRVDYWQILATSPNAIELAQQIEAAPQSDRVASNDHATIGNEPIDRAPLSYQQQQLWVEHFLKSNRARYNVPLVYDLGGDLDLLALQQAFTQVIDRHAILRTLYEPTAAGLIQRVLAPSEFCLHVVDLQSLPDATRWQTLEQQTREFIARPFELDRELPIRATLFRLTPSESRLVLSVHHIAFDGHSIDVLQRDLASFYNEIDRCESGSLAGLPYQYANYANWQQTLEQESFDDADRDFWRAQFADDPPPLNLPCDPSDAAESDGDTISLQIDSCLLDAARQFSSNRQTTLFVTLLAAIKATLFRYTGQEDLVVGSAVAARPDAEMEDLIGYFINVLPLRTRFAADGSFDDLHAKVRDTTLSAMAHQNYPLELLKRELLAGQGTGATPFQVMFVLEHEPSALTLSGVQARRVPMETQTAKFDLLIAASESADALRIDLQYRCKSFCRERIDRFGKHFQTLLAAAIDAPTTPVDRIDILPAAERTRLLKQSVAADDQTPNACEAVTSDGDEASPTPSVIQPFQAQVASNPDREAIAFVGDSLTYAELDSRAAVLAAHLRQMEVGPDVPVAICIPRSLEMMVAVIAVLKAGGCYVPIDPALPEHRRKQILDDCRAPVLLTQADLANDLLLDATATKPLLIDAFDFGGQSLPAGELPDVSSENLAYILYTSGSTGQPKGVAMRHGAVGNLISWQLENSQADASTKTLQFASLGFDVSFQEIFATLCSGGRLELVGEDLQQDLHRLWKFIVDAQIGRIFVPFVVLRTLCEIAGDSASRSSLCEVITAGEQLQITPAVRKFFQQQPGCRLWNHYGPTETHVATGYLMAADPSEWAAIPPIGKPIEGCQALILDDHMQPVPQGIEGELYLGGSCLARGYYRNAALTQQRFVSNPFGHLATDRLYRTGDLCRLNWDGEIEFIRRNDDQVKLRGHRVELSEIETVLNQHADVKQAVVCYDANVLGGQLAAYVLCDSADTSISQLKKFLESRLPAYMLPSRFHIVDDVPKTASGKIDRKRLPMVAVTEGVTETAAAASSDPDDPLIARLLEIWRSVLSTDALDAHSNFFDCGGDSLAAAILFSRMESEFGKAVSITKLVECPTVAELADLYRQDDDRVEDCWKGLLRIDPQQKHAAEPPLFCLPGIDGHLLNFRALATAIGNDRPVYGLQPYGLDGTSSPCTSIEEIAGRHVQEIRRVMPSGPYHLAGFSFGGVVAFEIAQQLRRAGEQVTLAIIDAYTGLPTPAPLFQRFAFHLRFAWHCKGRQCWQYLGERVTGVSAAIQHRYGWITMEQRLERIINATGTYAKVAATNMTALDEYRPQSAEGPATLYRAKFRANWPGQDVSDPHMGWGKVFETSDLEVVEVEGAHANMLSEAKLAGLVAHLRQTLAQDDNQA, from the coding sequence ATGCATTCCATTCGCCCCCTCGGGGACTCGACATCGGGTGGCACCGACGAGGTTGCTGCGCGGTCGTCGGGTGATTTGTCGCGAAGCTGCCAACATCTGACACCCGACGAACAACACAAACTGTTGGAGCTTTGGAACCAGACCGAACATCGCTGGGATGATTCGCCGTGTTTGCATGAGTTGTTCACGGCGCAGTGCGAACGCACTCCCCAGGCGACTGCGGTGATCTACGGAGATCGGCAGATTACCTACGCGGAACTCGATGATCGGTCGCGTCGCGTCGCGTGTCGGTTGGTCGATTTGGGCATTGCCGCGGGGCAACCGGTAGCTGTTGTCGCCGATGGATCGCCCGACGCTTACGTTGGGCTGCTGGGAGTTCTGCGAGCGGGTGGTGCTTATCTGCCGATCGATCCCAAATTCCCCACCGATCGCATCGGCTTCTTTTTGGAAGACGCCGCGGTTGACGTGGTCGTCGGCGATTTGGGCCCCGCGTCTGTCGATGCGTTTCCCGATCTAACGATCATCCGTTGCGATGGTTTGCCCGACGGCAACGCCGATGACCTGCCGACCGTCTCGCCGCAAAACCTCGCCTATGTGCTGTTTACGTCGGGATCAACCGGCAGACCCAAAGGCGTGATGCTCAATCATCAAGGCCCTGTCAATACAGTTCGCGACATCAACCTGAGCTTCGAAGTCCAAGCGACCGATCGCGTGTTGGCGCTATCGGCTCTTGGGTTTGATCTCTCGGTCTACGATCTGTTTGGTATGTTTGCGGTGGGTGGAGCGATCGTCTTGCCGACAGCCGACCAAATCCGCGATCCGGAGAGTTGGGCTGCGTTGATCGATCGACATCGCGTCACGATCTGGAATTCCGTCCCCGCGTTGATGGATATGTTGGTGACCTCGTTGGCCGACGCGGATCGCTTGGCCAGTCTGCGGCGTGTGATGCTCAGCGGCGACTGGATCCCGCTCGCATTACCGGCGCGTATTCGGCAATCCGCCCCGCAAGCGGAGCTGTTTTCGCTTGGTGGCAGCACCGAGGCATCGATCTGGTCGGTGATCTATCCGATCGGCAGCGTCGACCCCGCTTGGCGTAGCATTCCATACGGCAAACCGCTTCGCAATCAACGTTGTTACGTTCTCGATGCGGCACAAAAACGTTGCAAGATCGGTGAGGTGGGAGAGCTGTGTCTGGGAGGAGTTGGCGTCGCGCTAGGTTATGTGAACCGGCCCGATCTGACTCAGGAACGTTTTATCGCCGATCCGTTTTCGCGCGGCGAGACGTTGTATCGTACCGGCGACCTGTGTCGTTATGGCGACGATGGAAATCTGGAATTCCTCGGTCGCACCGATCACCAGGTGAAGATCAATGGCTACCGAATTGGGCTCGGAGAGATCGAAGCCGAAACACTTCAATTGTCCGCCGTTCGCGAAGCGGTTGTGGTCGCGAGCGATGAGTCGGCTGGCACGCGTTTGATCGCTTATGTGGTTTTTGAAGCTGGGCAGCAACTGACCCTGGAACAACTGCAGTCGCGATTAAGCGATAGCCTTCCGAATTACATGTTGCCCGCGGCGCTAATTCCGCTGGACCGATTGCCGCTGACAGCCAATGGCAAGATCGATCGCAAGAGCTTGCCGTCGCCATCGGTCCACCGCGAACCGAGCCATTTGCAACAGCCCAGCAATCCGACCGAAGCGATCGTTTGCGAGATCCTTGCCGAACTGCTGCATCGCGATCACATCGATCCACGCGACGGCTTCATTCCGCTCGGCGGAACGTCTCTGGTTGCCGTGGCGTTAGCCAGTCGGCTGAAGAAGGTTTTTGGCGTTCGCGTCGACTACTGGCAGATTCTGGCAACTTCTCCCAACGCGATCGAGCTTGCTCAACAAATAGAAGCTGCGCCGCAGTCGGATCGAGTTGCTTCAAACGATCACGCGACGATTGGCAACGAACCGATCGATCGCGCGCCGTTGTCGTATCAACAACAACAGTTGTGGGTCGAACATTTTCTGAAGTCGAACCGCGCTCGATACAACGTCCCGCTGGTATATGACTTGGGCGGCGACCTGGATCTGCTGGCGCTCCAGCAGGCGTTCACTCAAGTCATCGATCGCCACGCGATCCTCCGCACTCTGTACGAACCAACCGCGGCGGGGCTGATCCAACGCGTGCTTGCACCAAGCGAGTTTTGTTTGCACGTTGTCGATCTGCAGTCGTTGCCCGATGCGACGCGTTGGCAAACGCTGGAACAGCAAACGCGGGAGTTCATCGCCCGGCCGTTCGAACTCGATCGAGAGCTCCCGATCCGGGCGACGCTGTTCCGCTTAACTCCCAGTGAATCGCGACTGGTGCTGTCGGTTCATCACATCGCTTTTGATGGGCATTCGATCGATGTCTTGCAGCGGGATTTGGCTAGTTTCTACAACGAGATCGACCGCTGTGAGAGCGGTTCGCTTGCTGGCTTGCCGTATCAATACGCCAACTATGCAAACTGGCAACAGACACTTGAACAGGAGTCTTTTGACGATGCGGACCGCGATTTTTGGCGAGCCCAGTTTGCCGACGACCCGCCACCGCTGAACCTGCCTTGCGATCCGTCCGACGCGGCCGAATCGGATGGCGATACGATCTCGTTGCAGATCGATAGCTGTCTGCTCGACGCGGCGCGACAGTTCTCGTCGAACCGCCAGACGACGCTGTTTGTCACGCTGTTGGCCGCGATCAAAGCAACGCTGTTTCGCTATACAGGGCAAGAGGATCTGGTCGTTGGATCGGCCGTGGCCGCGCGGCCCGATGCGGAGATGGAGGATCTGATCGGTTACTTCATCAACGTGTTGCCGCTGCGAACCCGATTCGCCGCCGACGGTTCGTTTGATGATTTGCACGCCAAGGTGCGAGACACCACGCTCTCGGCGATGGCACACCAAAACTATCCCTTGGAATTGCTCAAGCGGGAACTGCTCGCAGGGCAGGGGACCGGGGCAACTCCGTTTCAGGTGATGTTTGTTCTGGAGCACGAACCATCTGCGCTGACGCTGTCGGGAGTGCAGGCCCGCCGCGTGCCGATGGAAACCCAAACCGCGAAGTTCGATCTGTTGATCGCCGCCAGCGAGTCGGCTGATGCGCTGCGGATCGACCTTCAATACCGATGCAAAAGCTTCTGCCGGGAACGGATCGATCGCTTCGGCAAGCATTTTCAAACGCTGCTGGCCGCGGCTATCGATGCGCCGACAACCCCAGTCGATCGGATCGATATCCTGCCGGCTGCCGAACGGACGCGGCTGTTGAAGCAGTCCGTCGCAGCGGATGATCAAACGCCAAACGCGTGCGAAGCCGTTACGAGCGATGGCGACGAAGCGAGTCCAACGCCATCGGTGATCCAGCCGTTCCAGGCTCAAGTCGCGAGCAATCCAGACCGCGAAGCGATTGCGTTTGTGGGGGATTCATTGACCTACGCGGAACTCGACAGTCGAGCCGCTGTTCTCGCGGCTCACCTGCGGCAGATGGAAGTTGGCCCCGATGTGCCAGTGGCGATCTGCATTCCGCGATCGTTGGAAATGATGGTCGCCGTTATCGCAGTGCTCAAAGCGGGCGGATGTTACGTCCCGATCGATCCGGCGTTGCCAGAGCATCGGCGAAAGCAGATCCTGGACGATTGCCGCGCCCCTGTACTGCTGACTCAAGCCGATTTGGCGAACGACTTGCTGCTCGACGCGACAGCGACCAAGCCGCTGTTGATCGACGCGTTTGACTTCGGCGGCCAGTCGTTGCCAGCGGGCGAACTGCCCGACGTATCGAGTGAAAATCTGGCGTACATCCTCTATACGTCCGGTTCGACGGGCCAGCCCAAAGGCGTCGCGATGCGTCACGGCGCGGTCGGGAATCTGATCTCCTGGCAATTAGAAAACTCGCAAGCCGACGCGTCGACAAAGACGTTGCAGTTTGCGTCGCTGGGATTTGATGTCTCGTTCCAGGAGATCTTTGCGACGCTCTGCAGCGGTGGTCGGCTGGAATTGGTTGGCGAGGATTTGCAACAGGACCTGCATCGGTTGTGGAAGTTCATCGTCGATGCGCAGATCGGGCGGATCTTTGTTCCGTTTGTTGTGTTGCGAACGCTCTGCGAAATCGCGGGCGATTCGGCATCGCGATCGTCGCTGTGCGAAGTGATCACTGCCGGAGAGCAGTTGCAGATCACGCCGGCGGTGCGGAAGTTCTTTCAACAACAACCGGGCTGTCGGTTGTGGAATCACTATGGCCCGACCGAAACGCATGTTGCGACGGGATATTTAATGGCGGCCGATCCGAGCGAGTGGGCTGCGATCCCGCCGATCGGCAAACCGATTGAAGGTTGCCAGGCCTTGATTCTCGACGACCACATGCAACCGGTGCCGCAGGGGATCGAGGGGGAACTGTACCTCGGCGGCTCCTGTTTGGCTCGCGGTTATTATCGAAACGCGGCGCTGACGCAGCAGCGATTTGTCAGCAATCCGTTTGGCCATTTGGCAACCGACCGCTTGTACCGTACCGGCGACCTCTGCCGTCTCAATTGGGATGGTGAAATCGAATTCATCCGTCGCAACGACGATCAGGTCAAACTGCGTGGCCATCGCGTGGAGCTGAGCGAGATCGAAACTGTATTGAATCAACACGCCGACGTGAAACAAGCTGTCGTCTGTTACGACGCAAACGTCCTCGGCGGTCAGTTGGCCGCATACGTGTTGTGCGATTCGGCCGATACGAGCATCAGCCAGCTGAAGAAGTTCCTCGAGTCGCGTTTGCCGGCATATATGTTGCCGAGTCGGTTCCACATCGTCGATGACGTTCCGAAAACCGCCAGCGGGAAGATCGATCGGAAACGGTTGCCGATGGTTGCGGTGACCGAGGGAGTTACGGAAACCGCGGCGGCGGCAAGTTCCGATCCCGACGATCCACTGATCGCACGCCTGCTGGAAATCTGGCGTTCGGTTTTGTCGACCGATGCGTTGGATGCCCACAGCAACTTCTTCGATTGCGGTGGCGACTCGCTGGCCGCTGCCATATTGTTCTCGCGCATGGAGAGCGAATTTGGCAAAGCGGTTTCGATTACGAAGTTGGTTGAATGTCCGACGGTCGCCGAGTTGGCTGATCTTTACCGACAGGACGACGACCGCGTCGAAGATTGTTGGAAGGGACTGTTGCGGATCGATCCACAACAAAAACATGCGGCGGAGCCTCCGCTGTTCTGCTTGCCGGGAATCGACGGTCATCTGCTGAACTTCCGCGCATTGGCGACGGCGATTGGAAACGATCGACCCGTGTATGGGCTGCAGCCTTACGGGCTCGATGGTACGAGTTCGCCCTGCACATCGATCGAAGAGATCGCCGGTCGGCATGTCCAAGAGATCCGCAGGGTGATGCCCAGCGGGCCGTATCATTTGGCTGGGTTTTCGTTTGGTGGAGTTGTTGCGTTTGAGATCGCGCAACAATTGCGTCGGG